A region from the Eulemur rufifrons isolate Redbay chromosome 21, OSU_ERuf_1, whole genome shotgun sequence genome encodes:
- the SIRT4 gene encoding NAD-dependent protein lipoamidase sirtuin-4, mitochondrial isoform X2 produces the protein MRMNLGLTFRSAKGRWVENVSWQHSHGSIESFVPPSPPLDPEKVKELQRFITLSKRLFVMTGAGISTESGIPDYRVLCLDCGQQTPRGALQERFQILNPAWSAEAHGVAPDGDVFLSDEQVRSFQVPSCVRCGGPLKPDVVFFGDTVNRDKVDFVHKRVKEADSLLVVGSSLQVYSGYRFILTAREKQLPIAILNIGPTRSDDLACLKLNSRCGELLPLIDPH, from the exons ATGAGGATGAACCTTGGGTTGACTTTCAGGTCAGCAAAAGGCCGTTGGGTTGAGAACGTCAGCTGGCAGCATTCACATGGATCCATTGAGTCATTTGTGCCACCAAGTCCTCCCTTGGACCCTGAGAAGGTCAAAGAGTTACAGCGCTTCATCACCCTTTCCAAGAGACTCTTCGTGATGACTGGGGCGGGAATCTCTACCGAGTCGGGGATCCCAGACTACAG GGTCCTCTGCTTGGATTGTGGCCAACAGACTCCCCGGGGGGCGCTGCAGGAGCGCTTCCAAATCCTGAACCCCGCCTGGAGTGCTGAGGCCCATGGCGTGGCTCCCGATGGCGACGTCTTTCTCTCAGACGAGCAGGTCCGGAGCTTTCAGGTACCATCCTGTGTTCGATGCGGAGGCCCTCTGAAACCCGATGTCGTTTTCTTCGGGGACACAGTGAACCGTGACAAGGTTGATTTTGTGCACAAGCGTGTAAAAGAAGCCGACTCCCTCTTGGTTGTGGGATCGTCCTTGCAG GTGTACTCTGGCTACAGGTTTATCCTCACTGCCCGGGAGAAGCAGCTACCAATCGCAATACTGAACATTGGGCCCACACGGTCGGATGACTTGGCGTGTCTGAAACTGAACTCTCGTTGTGGAGAGCTGCTGCCTTTAATAGACCCACACTGA
- the SIRT4 gene encoding NAD-dependent protein lipoamidase sirtuin-4, mitochondrial isoform X1, which produces MRMNLGLTFRSAKGRWVENVSWQHSHGSIESFVPPSPPLDPEKVKELQRFITLSKRLFVMTGAGISTESGIPDYRSENVGLYARTDRRPIQHRDFVQSAPIRQQYWARNFVGWPQFSSHQPNPAHWALSNWEKLGKLHWLVTQNVDALHTKAGSRRLTELHGCMHRVLCLDCGQQTPRGALQERFQILNPAWSAEAHGVAPDGDVFLSDEQVRSFQVPSCVRCGGPLKPDVVFFGDTVNRDKVDFVHKRVKEADSLLVVGSSLQVYSGYRFILTAREKQLPIAILNIGPTRSDDLACLKLNSRCGELLPLIDPH; this is translated from the exons ATGAGGATGAACCTTGGGTTGACTTTCAGGTCAGCAAAAGGCCGTTGGGTTGAGAACGTCAGCTGGCAGCATTCACATGGATCCATTGAGTCATTTGTGCCACCAAGTCCTCCCTTGGACCCTGAGAAGGTCAAAGAGTTACAGCGCTTCATCACCCTTTCCAAGAGACTCTTCGTGATGACTGGGGCGGGAATCTCTACCGAGTCGGGGATCCCAGACTACAGGTCAGAAAATGTGGGACTCTATGCGCGCACTGACCGGAGGCCCATCCAGCACAGGGATTTTGTGCAGAGCGCTCCAATCCGCCAGCAGTACTGGGCGAGGAACTTTGTGGGCTGGCCACAGTTCTCCTCCCACCAGCCTAACCCTGCACACTGGGCTCTGAGCAACTGGGAGAAACTCGGAAAGTTGCACTGGTTGGTGACCCAAAATGTGGATGCCTTGCACACCAAAGCGGGGAGTCGGCGCCTGACAGAGCTCCACGGATGCATGCACAG GGTCCTCTGCTTGGATTGTGGCCAACAGACTCCCCGGGGGGCGCTGCAGGAGCGCTTCCAAATCCTGAACCCCGCCTGGAGTGCTGAGGCCCATGGCGTGGCTCCCGATGGCGACGTCTTTCTCTCAGACGAGCAGGTCCGGAGCTTTCAGGTACCATCCTGTGTTCGATGCGGAGGCCCTCTGAAACCCGATGTCGTTTTCTTCGGGGACACAGTGAACCGTGACAAGGTTGATTTTGTGCACAAGCGTGTAAAAGAAGCCGACTCCCTCTTGGTTGTGGGATCGTCCTTGCAG GTGTACTCTGGCTACAGGTTTATCCTCACTGCCCGGGAGAAGCAGCTACCAATCGCAATACTGAACATTGGGCCCACACGGTCGGATGACTTGGCGTGTCTGAAACTGAACTCTCGTTGTGGAGAGCTGCTGCCTTTAATAGACCCACACTGA